One Pantoea trifolii DNA segment encodes these proteins:
- a CDS encoding bifunctional acetate--CoA ligase family protein/GNAT family N-acetyltransferase has protein sequence MSQRGLEALLRPKSIAVIGASITPGRAGYFMMRNLLAGGFSGPVLPVTPKYKAVSGVLAWPDIASLPFAPDLAIICTHAKRNLELLQQLGEKGCKACIILSAPSSQLEELKACASQWQIRLLGPNSLGLLAPWQGLNASFSPVPIAKGRIAFISQSAAVSNTILDWAQQRNLGFSWFIALGDSLDIDVDDLLDFLARDGKTSAILLYLEHLSDARRFVSASRSASRNKPILVIKSGRSHQAQAMLGTHSGLDAAWDAAIQRAGLLRVQDTHELFTAVESLSHMRPLRGDRLMIISNGAAPAALALDELYARNGKLATLSDETLQALAALLPEGVGRGNPLDLKDDATPARYVACIERLLDSHELDALMIIHAPSAVSPSSETAEQIIAAVAKHPRGKQVTLLTNWCGEYSSQSARRAFTQAGIPTWRTPEGTVTAFMHQVEYRRNQKQLRETPALPIGLTQNSAQAHQLIQQALDKGITTLDTHEVQPVLQAYGLATLPTWIASDSAAAASIADQIGYPVALKLRSPDIPHKSEVQGVMLYLRSAAEVKQAAEAIFERVRETHPQAHIDGLLVQSMANRAGAQELRVVVEQDPLFGPIILLGEGGVKWQPDKQAAVALPPLNMTLARYLVIQAMKSGKVRSRSALRPLDITGLSQLLVQVSNLVVDCPEIQRLDIHPLLASANEFTLLDVTLQLAPFNGDNETRLAIRPYPHHLEERVQLKDGQYCLFRPILPEDEPQLRAFIAQVTKEDLYYRYFSEINEFTHEDLANMTQIDYDREMAIVAVRQHNGVDEIIGVTRAISDADNIDAEFSVLVRSDLKGLGMGRRLLEKMIRYTRDHGLQQLNGITMPNNSGMITLARKLNFRVNIQLDDGIVSLNLPLGDVIS, from the coding sequence ATGAGCCAACGCGGACTGGAAGCGCTGTTACGACCTAAATCAATCGCGGTAATCGGTGCATCAATCACACCGGGCCGCGCCGGCTACTTTATGATGCGTAACTTGCTGGCCGGTGGATTTAGTGGTCCGGTATTGCCGGTAACGCCTAAGTATAAGGCGGTGAGCGGCGTGCTAGCGTGGCCCGATATCGCCAGCCTGCCCTTCGCACCCGATCTCGCCATCATCTGTACCCACGCCAAACGTAATCTCGAGCTGCTGCAACAACTGGGTGAAAAAGGCTGTAAGGCCTGCATTATTCTCTCGGCGCCGTCCAGCCAGTTGGAAGAACTGAAAGCCTGTGCGAGCCAATGGCAAATTCGCCTGCTTGGGCCCAACAGCTTAGGTTTGCTGGCACCGTGGCAAGGGTTGAATGCCAGCTTCTCGCCGGTGCCGATTGCTAAAGGTCGCATTGCTTTTATTTCGCAATCCGCTGCGGTCTCTAACACTATTCTCGATTGGGCGCAGCAGCGTAACCTCGGTTTTTCCTGGTTTATCGCCTTAGGGGATAGCCTGGATATCGACGTGGATGATCTGCTGGATTTCCTCGCGCGCGACGGCAAAACCAGCGCCATTCTGCTCTACCTCGAACACCTCAGCGATGCGCGTCGCTTTGTTTCCGCTTCGCGCAGCGCCTCACGCAACAAACCGATTCTGGTGATAAAAAGTGGTCGCAGCCATCAGGCGCAGGCGATGCTCGGCACTCACAGCGGACTGGATGCTGCCTGGGATGCGGCGATTCAGCGCGCCGGTTTGCTGCGCGTGCAGGATACGCATGAGCTATTTACGGCGGTTGAGTCGCTGAGCCATATGCGTCCACTGCGCGGCGATCGCCTGATGATCATCAGTAACGGCGCGGCCCCGGCAGCGCTGGCACTGGATGAACTGTATGCACGTAACGGTAAGCTGGCGACGCTGAGTGATGAAACGTTGCAGGCGCTGGCCGCACTGCTGCCGGAAGGCGTTGGGCGCGGCAATCCGCTGGATTTGAAAGATGACGCGACACCCGCGCGCTATGTCGCCTGCATTGAACGGCTGCTGGATAGCCATGAACTCGATGCACTGATGATCATTCATGCGCCAAGCGCCGTATCACCCTCCAGCGAAACCGCCGAGCAGATTATCGCGGCGGTTGCCAAACATCCGCGCGGCAAGCAGGTCACGCTGCTGACGAACTGGTGCGGCGAATACTCCTCGCAGTCCGCGCGGCGTGCTTTTACTCAGGCCGGCATTCCCACCTGGCGCACGCCGGAAGGCACCGTCACCGCCTTCATGCATCAGGTGGAATATCGCCGCAACCAGAAGCAACTGCGTGAGACGCCCGCGCTACCGATCGGTTTGACGCAGAACAGCGCGCAGGCGCATCAGCTGATTCAACAAGCGCTGGATAAAGGCATCACCACGCTGGATACCCATGAAGTGCAGCCAGTGTTGCAGGCTTACGGCCTGGCGACGCTGCCCACCTGGATTGCCAGCGACAGTGCCGCTGCTGCCAGCATTGCCGATCAGATTGGTTATCCGGTGGCGCTCAAGCTGCGTTCGCCGGACATTCCGCATAAGTCCGAGGTACAAGGCGTAATGCTCTATCTACGCAGCGCTGCAGAAGTAAAACAAGCAGCTGAAGCCATTTTCGAGCGCGTGCGTGAAACTCATCCGCAGGCGCATATTGATGGCCTGCTGGTGCAGAGTATGGCGAACCGCGCCGGGGCACAGGAGTTACGCGTGGTGGTCGAACAGGATCCGCTGTTTGGCCCGATTATCCTGCTGGGTGAAGGCGGCGTGAAGTGGCAGCCCGACAAGCAAGCAGCCGTGGCTTTGCCACCGCTGAATATGACGCTGGCGCGCTATCTGGTGATTCAGGCAATGAAAAGCGGCAAAGTACGCAGCCGTAGCGCGTTACGACCGCTGGATATCACCGGGCTTAGCCAGCTGTTAGTGCAGGTTTCCAACCTGGTGGTCGATTGTCCAGAGATTCAGCGGCTGGATATTCATCCGCTGCTAGCATCGGCCAATGAATTCACGCTGCTGGATGTGACGCTGCAGCTGGCGCCTTTCAACGGTGATAACGAAACGCGCCTGGCGATTCGTCCTTATCCACACCATCTTGAAGAGCGGGTGCAGCTAAAAGATGGGCAATATTGCCTGTTCCGCCCCATCTTGCCGGAAGATGAACCGCAGCTGCGCGCGTTTATTGCTCAGGTAACTAAAGAAGATCTCTACTATCGTTACTTCAGTGAAATCAATGAGTTTACCCATGAAGATTTGGCAAATATGACGCAAATCGATTATGACCGCGAAATGGCGATTGTCGCTGTGCGCCAGCACAATGGCGTCGACGAGATCATTGGCGTAACGCGCGCGATCTCTGATGCCGACAATATCGATGCTGAATTCTCAGTGCTGGTGCGTTCCGACCTGAAAGGCTTGGGCATGGGCAGGCGCTTGCTGGAGAAGATGATTCGCTATACGCGCGATCATGGCCTGCAACAATTGAACGGTATCACCATGCCAAACAATAGCGGCATGATTACGCTGGCGCGAAAACTCAATTTTCGCGTGAATATTCAACTGGATGATGGCATTGTCAGCCTGAATTTGCCGCTCGGTGATGTCATCAGCTAA
- the trxC gene encoding thioredoxin TrxC: protein MNTVCASCQATNRVPESRIADGAKCGRCGGELFNGEIANATAATLDKYLQDDLPVVIDFWAPWCGPCVNFAPVFKDVADERRGKVRFVKVNTEAEPALSSRFRIRSIPTIMLFKNGEMVDMLNGAMPKAPFNEWLDESL, encoded by the coding sequence ATGAATACAGTTTGTGCCTCCTGTCAGGCAACCAACCGCGTGCCCGAGTCGCGCATTGCCGATGGAGCAAAATGCGGTCGCTGCGGCGGCGAGCTGTTCAACGGTGAAATCGCCAACGCGACGGCCGCCACGCTGGATAAGTATCTGCAAGACGATCTGCCCGTGGTGATCGACTTCTGGGCACCGTGGTGCGGTCCGTGCGTTAACTTCGCACCGGTGTTTAAAGATGTCGCAGACGAGCGTCGCGGGAAAGTGCGCTTCGTGAAAGTGAATACCGAAGCTGAACCTGCGCTCAGCTCGCGTTTCCGCATTCGTAGCATTCCTACGATTATGCTGTTCAAGAACGGCGAGATGGTCGACATGCTGAATGGCGCAATGCCAAAAGCGCCCTTTAACGAGTGGCTCGACGAATCGCTGTAA
- a CDS encoding tRNA/rRNA methyltransferase has product MNDEFKGKSGKVKVMYVRDEEGGQKPNPRTGKGGRPAARQEDNRRSGPRSSARNNEEGGRSGARSSAPRGASNTERGRSFGRRDDRGDDNRSFGDSPWRTVSRPPVADDSQLDEAANKPVIDPEQIRRQRQEETRVYGENACQALFLSRPESIVRAWFIQSVTPRFRETLRWLAANRKAYHVVEDAELTKASGTEHHGGVCFIIKKRMGMPVTEWLTKAPTKDCVLALEDVSNPHNLGGIMRSCAHFGVKGLLVNDASLLESGAAVRTAEGGAEHVQAISGESFADGLEAFRKAGYTIVTTSSHEGTPLAKAELPAKMVLVLGQESEGLSDSAFQQGDLSLSIGGTGNVESLNVSVATGILLAEWWRQNA; this is encoded by the coding sequence ATGAACGACGAATTTAAAGGCAAAAGCGGCAAGGTAAAAGTGATGTACGTACGTGATGAGGAGGGTGGTCAAAAGCCGAATCCCCGTACCGGCAAAGGCGGCCGTCCTGCTGCGCGCCAGGAAGATAATCGTCGTTCTGGTCCTCGCAGCAGTGCACGTAATAATGAAGAAGGTGGCCGTAGCGGCGCACGCAGCTCGGCACCGCGCGGTGCGAGCAATACCGAACGTGGCCGCAGCTTTGGACGTCGTGACGATCGTGGTGACGACAACCGCAGCTTCGGTGATTCGCCGTGGCGCACCGTTTCTCGTCCACCGGTTGCCGATGACAGCCAGCTGGATGAGGCCGCGAACAAGCCGGTGATCGATCCAGAGCAGATTCGCCGTCAGCGTCAGGAAGAGACGCGCGTCTACGGTGAAAATGCCTGTCAGGCGCTGTTCCTGAGCCGCCCGGAAAGCATCGTGCGTGCCTGGTTTATTCAAAGCGTAACGCCGCGTTTCCGCGAAACCCTGCGCTGGCTGGCGGCCAACCGCAAAGCCTATCATGTGGTAGAAGATGCTGAGCTGACCAAAGCCTCAGGTACTGAACACCACGGCGGCGTGTGCTTCATCATCAAAAAACGCATGGGCATGCCGGTTACCGAGTGGCTGACAAAGGCACCGACCAAAGATTGCGTGCTGGCGCTGGAAGATGTCAGCAACCCGCACAACCTTGGCGGCATTATGCGTAGCTGCGCGCACTTCGGTGTGAAAGGTTTGCTGGTGAATGATGCTTCGCTGCTGGAATCGGGTGCGGCAGTCCGTACCGCCGAAGGTGGCGCTGAGCACGTCCAGGCAATCAGCGGCGAAAGCTTTGCCGATGGTCTGGAAGCGTTCCGTAAAGCGGGTTACACCATCGTTACCACCTCAAGCCATGAAGGCACACCGCTGGCGAAAGCCGAGCTGCCTGCCAAAATGGTGTTGGTGTTGGGTCAGGAGAGCGAAGGTCTGTCAGACAGCGCTTTCCAGCAGGGCGATCTCAGCCTGTCGATTGGCGGCACCGGCAACGTTGAAAGCCTCAACGTGTCCGTGGCGACCGGTATTCTGCTCGCCGAATGGTGGCGTCAGAACGCATAA
- a CDS encoding tRNA-uridine aminocarboxypropyltransferase, which translates to MFENAVLRLRAQRLARATRPFLARGNRVIRCQRCLLPQKNCLCATIQPQQARSRFCLVMFDTEPMKPSNTGRLIADVLPDTEAFGWSRTEPDPALLAAVKNELYQPLVVFPASYADAGREVLTSPPLTGKPPLFIMLDGTWTEARKMFRKSPWLDALPVMSLNVSAPSRYTLREAHGEGQHCTAEVAAALLEQAGDLVAAAELQHYFARFRHAYLAGKPHHPIHALEEALSSGI; encoded by the coding sequence ATGTTTGAAAATGCCGTTCTGCGCTTACGTGCGCAACGTTTAGCGCGCGCCACGCGCCCGTTTCTTGCGCGCGGTAATCGTGTCATCCGTTGCCAACGCTGCCTGCTGCCGCAGAAAAACTGTCTGTGCGCCACCATCCAGCCTCAGCAAGCGCGCAGTCGCTTTTGTCTGGTGATGTTCGATACCGAGCCGATGAAGCCGAGCAATACCGGAAGATTAATCGCCGATGTGCTGCCGGACACCGAGGCGTTTGGCTGGTCACGCACTGAGCCAGATCCCGCGCTGCTGGCGGCGGTGAAGAATGAGCTTTATCAGCCGCTGGTGGTTTTCCCTGCGTCTTATGCTGATGCCGGTCGTGAAGTGCTCACCAGCCCGCCGCTTACCGGCAAACCGCCGCTGTTTATTATGCTCGACGGTACCTGGACTGAAGCGCGCAAGATGTTCCGCAAAAGCCCGTGGCTGGATGCGTTGCCGGTGATGTCGTTAAACGTTTCTGCGCCGTCGCGCTACACGCTGCGCGAAGCCCACGGCGAAGGCCAGCACTGCACCGCCGAAGTGGCTGCCGCGCTGCTGGAACAGGCGGGCGATCTCGTCGCCGCCGCCGAGTTACAGCACTATTTCGCCCGCTTCCGTCATGCTTATCTGGCGGGGAAACCGCATCATCCGATTCATGCTCTGGAAGAAGCATTGAGTAGCGGAATCTGA
- the emrB gene encoding multidrug efflux MFS transporter permease subunit EmrB, with protein MAQKPLEGAPLVLMTIALSLATFMQVLDSTIANVAIPTIAGNLGASNSQGTWVITSFGVANAISIPITGWLAKRIGEVKLFTWSTILFVLASWACGMSESLEMLIFFRVIQGVVAGPLIPLSQSLLLNNYPPAKRSVALSLWAMTVIVAPICGPILGGWISDNYHWGWIFFINVPIGLVVVLLTLQTLRGRETQTEIRPIDMVGLVLLVVGIGSLQVMLDRGKELDWFSSTEIIVLMVVAVVALLVLLVWELTDDHPIVDLSLFKMRNFTIGCLSISLAYMLYFGSIVLLPQLLQEVYGYTATWAGLASAPVGILPVILSPIIGRFAHKLDMRKLVTFSFIMYAVCFYWRAYTFEPGMDFGASAWPQFIQGFAVACFFMPLTTITLSGLPPERMAAASSLSNFVRTLAGSIGTSITTTMWSNRESMHHSYLSESVNPYNVNSQQMYDQLQSMGMTQQQASAYIAQQITNQGLIISANEIFWASAGVFLILLVLVWFARPPFGAGSGGGGAH; from the coding sequence ATGGCACAAAAACCGCTTGAAGGTGCGCCGTTAGTCCTGATGACCATCGCCCTGTCGCTGGCGACGTTTATGCAGGTACTCGACTCCACCATCGCTAACGTGGCGATTCCGACCATCGCCGGTAACCTCGGTGCCTCGAACTCGCAGGGCACATGGGTAATTACCTCTTTCGGGGTGGCAAACGCCATCTCGATTCCGATTACCGGTTGGCTGGCGAAGCGCATCGGTGAAGTGAAGCTGTTTACCTGGTCGACCATTCTGTTTGTGCTGGCGTCCTGGGCGTGCGGCATGTCCGAAAGCCTTGAGATGCTGATCTTCTTCCGCGTCATTCAGGGCGTGGTTGCCGGTCCGCTGATTCCGCTGTCGCAGAGTTTGCTGCTGAACAACTATCCGCCGGCGAAACGCAGCGTGGCGCTCTCGCTGTGGGCGATGACGGTGATTGTCGCGCCGATCTGCGGCCCGATTTTGGGCGGCTGGATCAGCGATAACTATCACTGGGGCTGGATCTTCTTCATCAACGTACCGATTGGTTTGGTGGTGGTGTTGCTGACGCTGCAAACGCTGCGCGGACGTGAAACCCAAACCGAAATCCGCCCGATCGATATGGTGGGTTTGGTGCTGTTGGTGGTGGGCATTGGCTCGCTGCAGGTGATGCTGGATCGCGGTAAAGAGCTCGACTGGTTTAGCTCCACCGAAATTATAGTGCTGATGGTGGTCGCCGTGGTGGCGCTGCTGGTGTTGCTGGTGTGGGAGCTCACCGATGACCATCCGATAGTCGATTTGTCGTTGTTCAAGATGCGCAATTTCACCATCGGCTGTTTGTCGATCAGTCTGGCCTATATGCTTTACTTCGGCTCGATAGTGTTGCTGCCGCAGCTATTACAGGAGGTATATGGCTACACCGCCACCTGGGCCGGATTAGCGTCGGCACCGGTGGGGATTCTGCCGGTGATCCTGTCGCCGATCATTGGCCGCTTCGCGCACAAGCTGGATATGCGTAAGCTGGTGACCTTCAGCTTCATCATGTATGCCGTCTGTTTCTACTGGCGCGCCTACACGTTTGAGCCGGGGATGGATTTTGGTGCATCGGCGTGGCCGCAGTTTATTCAGGGCTTTGCGGTGGCGTGCTTCTTTATGCCGCTCACCACCATTACGCTGTCAGGCTTACCGCCAGAACGTATGGCGGCGGCATCAAGCCTGTCGAACTTCGTGCGTACGCTGGCGGGTTCCATCGGTACCTCGATTACTACCACCATGTGGAGTAACCGTGAATCGATGCATCATAGTTATTTGTCGGAGTCGGTGAATCCGTACAACGTCAATTCACAGCAGATGTACGACCAGCTGCAAAGCATGGGCATGACCCAGCAACAGGCCTCGGCGTATATCGCGCAGCAAATTACCAATCAGGGTCTGATTATTTCGGCGAATGAGATCTTCTGGGCATCGGCGGGCGTGTTCTTGATCTTGCTGGTGCTGGTGTGGTTTGCGCGTCCACCATTCGGTGCGGGCAGTGGCGGCGGCGGCGCTCACTAA
- the proX gene encoding glycine betaine/L-proline ABC transporter substrate-binding protein ProX: MRKTALIAAVLTTFAATHVSAADLPGKGITVKPTQSTISEETFQTLLVSRALEKLGYTVEKPSEIDYNVAYTTIAAGDATFIATNWKPLHDDMYKAAGGDAKFYRQGTYVGGAAQGYLIDKKTAEQYHITNIEQLKDPKIAKLFDTNGDGKADLTGCTPGWGCEAVINHQIEAYKLSNTVEHNQGNYSAMIADTITRFKQGKPVFYYTWTPYWVSDVLKPGKDVVWLQVPFSSLPGEQSKVDTKLANGANYGFPVNTMHIVANKAWTEKNPAAAKLFAEMKLPIGDINAENAAMHAGHASEADINGHVDGWIKGHQAEFDKWIQDALAAAK, encoded by the coding sequence ATGCGCAAGACAGCTCTCATCGCTGCCGTCCTGACGACGTTCGCCGCGACGCACGTGTCCGCCGCCGACCTGCCCGGTAAAGGCATCACCGTTAAACCGACTCAAAGCACCATCTCTGAAGAGACCTTCCAGACGCTGCTGGTGAGCCGCGCGCTGGAGAAACTCGGCTATACCGTTGAGAAGCCAAGCGAGATTGATTACAACGTGGCGTACACCACTATCGCAGCCGGTGATGCCACCTTTATTGCCACCAACTGGAAACCGCTGCACGACGATATGTATAAAGCAGCGGGCGGCGATGCGAAGTTTTATCGTCAAGGCACTTACGTCGGTGGCGCTGCGCAGGGTTACCTGATCGATAAGAAAACCGCCGAGCAGTATCACATCACCAATATCGAGCAGCTGAAAGATCCAAAAATCGCCAAGCTGTTTGATACCAATGGCGATGGCAAAGCGGATTTGACCGGCTGTACGCCAGGCTGGGGCTGTGAAGCGGTTATTAATCACCAGATTGAAGCCTACAAGCTAAGCAATACCGTTGAGCACAATCAGGGCAACTACTCGGCGATGATCGCCGATACCATCACGCGCTTTAAGCAGGGCAAACCGGTGTTCTATTACACCTGGACGCCGTATTGGGTCAGCGACGTGCTGAAGCCGGGTAAAGATGTGGTATGGCTGCAGGTGCCGTTCTCTTCACTGCCAGGCGAGCAGAGCAAAGTAGATACCAAGCTGGCGAACGGTGCTAACTACGGTTTCCCGGTGAACACCATGCACATTGTCGCCAACAAAGCCTGGACCGAGAAAAATCCGGCAGCGGCAAAACTGTTTGCTGAGATGAAGCTGCCAATTGGCGACATCAACGCCGAGAATGCAGCGATGCATGCGGGCCATGCGTCTGAAGCCGATATCAATGGCCACGTTGATGGCTGGATCAAAGGTCACCAGGCGGAATTCGATAAGTGGATTCAGGACGCGCTGGCGGCAGCGAAGTAA
- the mprA gene encoding transcriptional repressor MprA, producing MESSFTPIEQMLNIRANRHKDFPLQEIILTRLCMHMQGKLLDNRNKMLKAQGINETLFMALITLDAQENQSIQPSELSSALGSSRTNATRIADELEKRGWIERRESENDRRCLHLHLTEKGNEFLRQLLPPQHQSLQYLWSSLSTNEQDQLESITRKLLNRLDKMDEDQVIASLSR from the coding sequence ATGGAAAGTTCGTTTACTCCCATTGAACAGATGCTAAACATCCGTGCTAACCGCCATAAAGATTTTCCGCTGCAGGAGATCATTCTGACCCGCTTGTGCATGCATATGCAGGGAAAACTGCTGGATAATCGCAACAAAATGTTGAAGGCGCAGGGAATTAACGAGACCTTATTCATGGCGCTGATTACCCTTGATGCGCAGGAAAATCAGAGCATTCAGCCTTCAGAACTGAGTTCTGCTCTCGGCTCTTCACGCACCAATGCCACGCGTATCGCCGATGAGCTGGAGAAGCGCGGCTGGATCGAACGCCGTGAAAGCGAGAACGATCGTCGCTGCCTGCATCTGCATTTGACCGAAAAAGGTAATGAGTTCCTGCGTCAGCTGCTCCCACCGCAGCATCAGAGCCTGCAATACTTGTGGTCTTCGCTCTCCACTAACGAGCAGGATCAGCTGGAATCGATTACCCGTAAGTTACTTAACCGTCTCGATAAAATGGACGAAGATCAGGTTATCGCTTCCCTGTCGCGCTAA
- the emrA gene encoding multidrug efflux MFS transporter periplasmic adaptor subunit EmrA, whose translation MSATAEAQSPQQPANKKKKRKGVLILLAIVFVIIGVSYLAYWYLVLRHFQETDDAYVAGNQVQVMAQVSGSVNKVWFDNTDIVKKGDVLVSLDKTDAEQAFEKAQTALATSVRQTHQLMINGKQYQATIKLQQTALEQAEADLKRREPLGASNLIGREELQHSRDAVATAKAQLDVAVQQYNANQAMILNTSLENQPAVQQSAAELRDAWLALQRTEIRSPIDGFISRRSVQVGSQISTTTPLLAVVPSTNLWIDANFKETQLAGVRIGQSATVISDIYGDDVEYHGKVVGLDMGTGSAFSLLPAQNATGNWIKVVQRLPVRIELDPKQVAEHPLRIGLSTLVKVDTQNKDGATLASAVRSQAAYESNALAIDLAPVNQLITDIVRANAD comes from the coding sequence ATGAGTGCGACAGCGGAAGCTCAAAGCCCGCAACAGCCAGCGAATAAAAAGAAGAAGCGCAAAGGTGTGCTGATCCTGCTGGCTATCGTGTTTGTAATTATTGGTGTTTCGTATCTGGCTTACTGGTATCTGGTGCTGCGTCACTTCCAGGAAACCGATGATGCGTACGTGGCGGGCAACCAGGTGCAGGTGATGGCGCAGGTTTCCGGCAGCGTAAACAAAGTGTGGTTCGACAACACCGACATCGTGAAGAAAGGCGATGTGTTGGTGTCACTGGATAAAACCGATGCAGAGCAGGCGTTTGAGAAAGCGCAGACCGCGTTGGCCACCAGCGTGCGTCAAACCCACCAGCTGATGATCAACGGCAAGCAGTATCAAGCCACCATCAAGTTGCAGCAAACCGCGTTAGAACAGGCCGAAGCTGACCTGAAACGCCGCGAGCCGCTGGGCGCGTCAAATCTGATTGGTCGCGAAGAGCTGCAACACTCGCGTGATGCCGTGGCAACTGCCAAAGCACAGCTGGATGTGGCAGTACAGCAATACAACGCTAACCAGGCGATGATTCTGAATACCTCGCTGGAAAACCAGCCGGCGGTACAGCAAAGTGCGGCTGAATTGCGCGATGCCTGGCTGGCGCTACAGCGTACCGAGATTCGTAGTCCGATTGATGGCTTCATTTCCCGTCGTAGCGTGCAGGTGGGTTCGCAAATCTCCACCACCACGCCGCTGCTGGCGGTGGTGCCGTCCACTAACCTGTGGATCGATGCGAACTTCAAAGAGACGCAGCTTGCGGGTGTGCGTATCGGTCAATCGGCCACGGTGATCAGCGATATCTACGGCGATGACGTGGAGTATCACGGCAAAGTGGTGGGCCTGGATATGGGTACCGGCAGCGCCTTCTCGCTGCTGCCTGCGCAGAATGCCACCGGTAACTGGATCAAAGTGGTTCAGCGTCTGCCGGTGCGTATTGAGCTGGATCCGAAACAAGTGGCGGAACATCCGCTGCGTATCGGCCTCTCCACGCTGGTGAAAGTCGACACGCAGAACAAAGATGGCGCCACGCTGGCCAGCGCCGTGCGTTCGCAAGCCGCGTATGAAAGTAATGCGTTGGCAATCGACCTCGCGCCGGTTAACCAGCTGATTACTGACATCGTTCGTGCCAACGCTGACTAA
- the pssA gene encoding CDP-diacylglycerol--serine O-phosphatidyltransferase has product MLSKFKRNKHQQHLAQLPKLSQSVSDLTTLYSPAEFRETLLTKIAAAEKRICITALYLENDDGGRGIMQALYAARQARPELDVCILVDWHRAQRGRIGAARGVTNADWYCEMAAQHPDIAIPVYGIPVNTREALGVLHLKGFIIDDTLLYSGASLNDVYLHQHDKYRYDRYQLIRNPQLTDTMYAWICENLKESDAVNRLDKTERPSSPEIKNETRQFRQELRSFNYQFTGNADNESLAVTPLVGLGKRSLLNKTIFHLMPCAERKLTLCTPYFNLPAILVRNLIHLLRQGKEVEIIIGDKTANDFYIPPEQPFKIIGALPYLYEINLRRFLSRLQYYVNNGQLTVRLWKDSENSYHLKGIWVDDEWMMITGNNLNPRAWRLDLENAVLIHDPLNQLAEQREKELALIREHTSVVQHFRELESISDYPAKVRKLIRRLRRIRIDRLISRLL; this is encoded by the coding sequence ATGTTGTCTAAATTCAAACGTAATAAACACCAACAACACCTCGCACAGCTGCCTAAACTGTCACAATCCGTGTCGGATCTGACGACGCTTTACTCGCCTGCCGAGTTTCGCGAAACCCTGCTGACGAAAATTGCCGCAGCAGAAAAGCGTATCTGTATCACCGCGCTGTATCTGGAGAATGATGACGGCGGACGGGGAATTATGCAGGCGCTGTACGCAGCGCGTCAGGCACGTCCGGAGTTGGATGTCTGTATTCTGGTTGACTGGCATCGTGCGCAGCGTGGTCGCATTGGTGCCGCCCGTGGCGTGACCAATGCTGACTGGTATTGCGAAATGGCGGCTCAGCATCCGGATATCGCTATTCCGGTTTACGGCATTCCGGTTAACACCCGTGAAGCGCTCGGCGTGCTGCATCTTAAAGGGTTTATCATTGATGATACGTTGCTCTATAGCGGCGCGAGCCTGAACGATGTCTATCTGCATCAGCATGATAAATACCGTTATGACCGCTATCAGCTGATCCGCAATCCACAGCTTACCGATACTATGTATGCGTGGATCTGCGAAAATCTCAAGGAATCCGATGCGGTTAATCGGCTCGATAAAACTGAGCGTCCTTCCAGTCCGGAAATTAAGAACGAAACGCGTCAGTTCCGTCAGGAACTGCGCAGCTTTAACTATCAGTTTACCGGCAATGCAGATAATGAATCCCTTGCCGTCACGCCGCTGGTTGGCCTGGGTAAACGCAGCCTGCTGAACAAGACCATTTTCCATTTGATGCCCTGCGCCGAGCGCAAGCTGACGTTGTGCACGCCCTATTTCAACCTGCCCGCTATTCTGGTACGTAACCTGATTCATTTACTGCGTCAGGGCAAAGAGGTTGAGATCATCATTGGCGACAAAACGGCCAATGACTTCTACATCCCGCCAGAACAGCCGTTTAAGATTATCGGCGCGCTGCCTTATCTTTATGAGATCAACCTGCGTCGCTTCCTTAGCCGTTTGCAGTATTACGTCAATAATGGTCAGCTGACGGTACGCTTGTGGAAAGATAGCGAGAACAGTTATCACCTGAAAGGCATTTGGGTGGATGACGAATGGATGATGATCACCGGTAACAACCTCAATCCACGCGCGTGGCGACTGGATCTTGAGAATGCGGTGCTGATTCACGATCCGCTGAATCAATTGGCCGAACAGCGTGAAAAAGAGCTGGCGCTGATTCGTGAGCATACTTCCGTGGTGCAGCATTTCCGCGAGCTGGAAAGTATCTCCGATTATCCAGCGAAGGTGCGCAAGCTGATTCGTCGCCTGCGCCGTATCCGCATCGATCGTTTGATTAGCCGTCTGCTCTAG